GCCTGAATTATTCATACTTTCTTCTTCATATGCTATTCCTGCGAGAAACTTAATTTTATCATAATCCGCTTTCAGGACTAAATCATTTAAGAATAAAGATCCATCAAAAAAACTCTCATTGTATTGATGATCATAGGATCCTGCAAGGTCAACAATAGAAGAATCATCAATATCAGTTCTATTCATTATTGTATATCCACCTGAATAGGAAATATTCAGTTTTGCATTTAATTTATAATTCAATCCAAAATCAATTAAGTCACGTTTGAAGTATATTTCTCGATTATCATCATCTCTGAATGCAGCTTTGTCAAGATCCGTATTATGTTTCATTGCTTTGTATGAAACAAATGCATTTAATCTGTTTTTCCTATAACCAAGCTTAGCGGAATAATCCAGTTTATTGCTATTATCCTGATCACGATTTTTGAAAACACCAGCAGTTGTAATGGTATCGAGCGTTGCATCTATTCCTTTCACGATTAAGTAATCCAAACCAGCATTTGCATAAAAGCCACTTTTGTGGTTAAAATTCAAGTTTAACATATTTTGAGAGAGCCAACTGTTTTCGCCAAAACTTCCTACACTCAAGTTGACATCTGCATTGAGTTTATTTATTGCATTTTTTTTCGTGATAATATTAATGACTCCACCAATAGCCGATGACCCATAAATGGTCGAATGCGAACCTCTTACAATTTCTATGCGTTCCACATTTTCTAAGGAAATTTCTGTCAAATCAATGCCATTATCAACTGATGAAGGATCACTAATTCGTACACCATCAATCATTACAATAGCATGATAACTGTTTGATCCTCTGATAAACATTCTTTGTGTGGCGCCATAATTTTGACCATTTCCGACAAACTGGATTCCGGCTTCAGCTGCTAATAATTCGCCTAAATTAGTGTATACCGCTTGTTGTAATTGTTGTTGATTGATAATAGAAATACTTCTGCCTGTTTCGTCAGGATTTTGTTCAAACCTACTTGCTGTTATAATGGATTCGTCCATTGTATAGGTCTTTGAACTATCCTTTTTCTGGGCAAATAAATTCATGAAAGTGAGAGAAAACACAAGAGTAATAATTAGTGATTTTGACATGCTTAAAAGTTTAAAATTTTTACTAAAAAGTATAAAGCTTTAAACTTTCGGTAATTGCTAAAAATTCGGAACAATTCTGAATTCTATTAACTTTTAACCCGAAAGTATTAAGATATAATAATTAGTGGCAGGTCTTCTGACTTACTCCCTCTCAGGTGGCCTTCCCATCCCGATAGCAAGCAGGACAGT
The DNA window shown above is from Bacteroidota bacterium and carries:
- a CDS encoding TonB-dependent receptor → MSKSLIITLVFSLTFMNLFAQKKDSSKTYTMDESIITASRFEQNPDETGRSISIINQQQLQQAVYTNLGELLAAEAGIQFVGNGQNYGATQRMFIRGSNSYHAIVMIDGVRISDPSSVDNGIDLTEISLENVERIEIVRGSHSTIYGSSAIGGVINIITKKNAINKLNADVNLSVGSFGENSWLSQNMLNLNFNHKSGFYANAGLDYLIVKGIDATLDTITTAGVFKNRDQDNSNKLDYSAKLGYRKNRLNAFVSYKAMKHNTDLDKAAFRDDDNREIYFKRDLIDFGLNYKLNAKLNISYSGGYTIMNRTDIDDSSIVDLAGSYDHQYNESFFDGSLFLNDLVLKADYDKIKFLAGIAYEEESMNNSGYIYSYSNGFLYENRYDLDSLKLATQTKSAFAHFELGGDLVSAALKPLNIALGLRFSSHSTFGNVMNWEVNPSWKLSSSSLLYLSYSTGFNAPSLYRLYSPDVAWGAVVTRGNPLLKPEYSKSFELGFKKSLGDKSKLSVAFFNNKIDNVIEYVYLWDKNVAIDSLGNDWMRNDYKGDTYINLSEQNIYGIEFFISTKLSEKIDFSGSYTFMNAVSPVSSFSIDTASTHGHHVQLFESGLFVSEVENTKIGLVRRPSSIVTIQINWRPTEKLKINFSSRFVGTRYDAFYNPVLGPYGALDNELLAGYALANLSARYELKNNLAIGFKIENLFDTKYTEINGFSTRGRGYYFNVRYLLKK